Proteins encoded by one window of Salicibibacter halophilus:
- a CDS encoding ABC transporter permease, translated as MKRSSLYSLLLLFFLLSIWEMVVWLRDIPELILPRPTVIAENLYTHLMSGFFFIHIYTTMVEVLGGFFIGMVLGIGLGFLVAQSKLVRDIFHPYIIASQAMPKLALAPLLTLWFGYGFMPKIIIVALVSFFPLFESTVAGLTYVDREKVSLFRSMRATPWQILSKLRLPVAIPYMMSGLRVAIVLSVVGAVVSEFIGANQGLGAVITNAMGMMDTPLMFSAFILLTIIGIFLYQTVELIERVFLKKYIYARGNGK; from the coding sequence TATTGCTGTTATTTTTCCTGTTATCGATCTGGGAGATGGTGGTATGGCTTCGAGATATCCCGGAATTGATTTTGCCGCGCCCTACAGTTATTGCCGAAAACCTATATACGCATCTGATGAGTGGCTTTTTTTTCATTCATATCTACACAACCATGGTGGAAGTGTTAGGTGGTTTTTTCATTGGCATGGTTTTGGGTATCGGGCTGGGTTTTCTCGTCGCTCAATCCAAACTGGTTCGTGATATTTTCCACCCATACATTATCGCATCGCAGGCGATGCCTAAGCTGGCACTGGCACCACTGCTAACACTATGGTTTGGTTATGGTTTCATGCCAAAGATCATCATCGTTGCTTTGGTCAGCTTTTTCCCTTTATTTGAAAGCACAGTGGCAGGTCTTACATATGTCGATCGCGAGAAGGTGTCTTTGTTCCGCTCGATGAGGGCCACTCCTTGGCAAATTCTTTCGAAACTCCGACTGCCGGTAGCAATTCCATATATGATGTCTGGCTTGCGCGTAGCCATTGTGCTGAGCGTGGTCGGAGCCGTCGTCAGCGAATTCATCGGAGCCAATCAAGGACTTGGTGCTGTCATAACGAATGCCATGGGGATGATGGATACACCACTTATGTTTTCCGCTTTTATTTTACTCACGATTATTGGTATTTTTCTTTATCAAACAGTAGAGCTTATTGAACGTGTTTTTCTGAAAAAATATATCTATGCAAGGGGGAATGGAAAGTGA